The Chanos chanos chromosome 6, fChaCha1.1, whole genome shotgun sequence genome includes a region encoding these proteins:
- the itgae.2 gene encoding integrin alpha-E codes for MIQGHLLMAVLSTVAGFNIFPTPVKQFSRDDRLFGQSTIQSKDGVFVPSPSSGKVFMCTLDQGCKESFTEEGQRGKRLRPIISAAIKTMSKGEEILVCQQVQTRKGGNDMLNGNCTHISGTQEQHHKLNPSEMDNNNNNNNNNNNNNNNNNDDDDKESENQDLDKDNKVVQYGMNIRTELSLSESDNHDDALNKVKNIKQIYNYTKTASAIHHVLTQVFVPEGGSKENSRKIMIVMSDGRMFLDPMNLKDVLNMEEMKNVIRFAIGVGKEVLDDSKATAEMLEIAGEKDRYFPVDNYAALENILSLIWKNIIGFEVVQYGMNIRTELSLSESDNHDDALNKVKNIKQIYNYTKTASALHHVLTDVFVPEGGSKENSRKMIIVMSDGRIFLDTMNLTDVLNMEKMKNVIRLAIGDEDEEEEDPGTEIAFVLDGSGSIDRNDFEKAKDFIHNVMAKVWSACFDCNFAIVQYGKDIRTELSLKENEHASEALNKVKNIKQIYEYTKTASAIHHVLTEVFVPEGGSKENSRKMIIVMSDGRIFLDTMNLTDVLNMEKMKNIMRIAIGVGSAVQNDSKATKEMLEIAGDSKRYFPVSSYAALQEILSKVENSIIGIEGTQQGAGFHFQLAEAGFSTHLTSDGSLLFGAVGAYDWSGGIILKNTSENATFLNVSHKARNVSLEAVKLSYLGYTIESAHESNKILYIAGAPRYDLTGGVFVFNGRTHELQQILQGDQVGSYFGSVLCAIDINKNKHTDYLLVGAPHFHRRGEEGKVVVYKLQQGEFHKAFEWHGLEDYSFARFGSAIANIGDIDGNDYNDVAVGAPLEESEHIGSSGSIYIYNGLKDGISKKHSQRISAADTGTKLMYFGQSVSAMTDDTAHRQEYISVGSQGTVTVFRTFPIITFRPKITITPKHLPQSVYDAKSPKQEIKLDICLDTTWFLQFTRENTKDMIFVFQGCYDCFSPIKIKLSITQPGALNSAKSPIRVLDAFSQTEFMEEVTFEKKCQEKNCMPIISLSDSKLSQDMVTLGSTESLSLSFDITNKGDSSYMTALSLTYPDILLFNKIQKPEGTICEVKKDKFQLFCNISHPVFQRSAQATLSFFWQPVTTSSNTRNASIRAILTGQNNGTQVWDSKEYYFYVKKALKVQFKGIASPNRLQITEGEDKQQTMKFTFKLEGENKHNATLNVTITITKEIKKADLNIQKVTPKNCVQQDEVQGKKHLHCVMTDLKEITIEAEVHIQDTEGTKDKITAEAQVSFDESTYDAKTITETIEVNVFKLTVVKSTAAIVGGSIGGLLLLVVLIIILIKCGFFRRRHKLDQAQRAQ; via the exons ATGATCCAGGGACACCTGTTAATGGCAG TGCTGAGCACAGTGGCGGGCTTCAACATATTCCCAACACCTGTGAAACAGTTTTCACGGGATGACAGATTGTTCGGACAGTCAACCATTCAGTCAAAAGATGG AGTTTTTGTCCCTTCTCCTTCGTCTGGGAAGGTTTTCATGTGCACATTGGACCAGGGTTGTAAAGAATCTTTCACTGAAG AAGGTCAAAGAGGAAAACGTCTCAGACCAATCATTTCAGCAGCAATCAAGACCATGTCAAAGGGAGAAGAAATCTTG GTTTGTCAGCAAGTTCAAACAAGGAAGGGAGGAAATGATATGTTGAATGGCAACTGTACACATATTTCTGGAACACAGGAACAACATCATAAATTGAATCCCTCAGAAATGg ataacaacaacaacaataacaacaacaacaacaacaacaacaacaacaacaacgacgacgACGACAAAGAGTCTGAAAATCAAGATTTGGATAAGGATAATAAAG TGGTGCAGTATGGAATGAACATCAGGACAGAGCTTTCACTATCGGAGAGTGACAATCATGATGATGCCCTGAATAAAGTCAAGAATATAAAACAAATTTACAACTACACAAAGACTGCGTCAGCTATCCATCACGTTCT TACACAAGTTTTTGTCCCCGAGGGTGGATCAAAGGAAAACTCAAGAAAAATTATGATTGTAATGTCTGATGGAAGAATGTTTCTTGATCCCATGAACCTCAAGGATGTTCTTAACATGGAAGAAATGAAGAATGTTATCCGGTTTGCCATAGGG GTTGGCAAAGAGGTCCTGGATGATTCTAAAGCTACAGCTGAGATGCTAGAAATAGCTGGGGAGAAAGATCGCTATTTTCCTGTTGATAATTATGCTGCCCTGGAAAACATTCTGTCTTTGATTTGGAAGAATATCATTGGATTTGAAG TGGTGCAGTATGGAATGAACATCAGGACAGAGCTTTCACTATCGGAGAGTGACAATCATGATGATGCCCTGAATAAAGTCAAGAATATAAAACAAATTTACAACTACACAAAGACTGCGTCAGCCCTCCATCACGTTCT GACAGACGTTTTTGTCCCTGAAGGTGGGTCAAAGGAAAACTCAAGAAAAATGATTATTGTAATGTCTGATGGAAGAATATTCCTTGATACCATGAACCTAACGGATGTTCTGAAcatggagaaaatgaagaacGTTATTCGCCTCGCCATAGGG gatgaagatgaggaagaagaag ATCCTGGGACAGAGATTGCTTTTGTATTGGATGGATCTGGGAGCATTGATCGTAATGACTTTGAAAAGGCAAAAGATTTCATTCATAATGTGATGGCTAAAGTCTGGTCAGCATGTTTTGAT TGCAACTTTGCAATTGTGCAATATGGAAAGGATATAAGAACTGAACTATCACTGAAGGAAAATGAACATGCTAGTGAAGCTCTGAACAAGGTCAAGAACATAAAACAAATCTACGAGTACACAAAGACAGCTTCAGCCATCCACCATGTGCT GACAGAAGTTTTTGTCCCTGAAGGCGGATCAAAGGAAAACTCAAGAAAAATGATTATTGTAATGTCTGATGGAAGAATATTTCTTGATACCATGAACCTAACGGATGTTCTGAAcatggagaaaatgaagaatATAATGCGTATTGCCATAGGG GTTGGCAGTGCAGTCCAGAATGATTCTAAAGCAACAAAGGAGATGTTGGAAATAGCTGGGGATTCAAAACGCTACTTTCCAGTCTCTAGTTATGCTGCCCTGCAAGAAATTCTCTCTAAGGTGGAGAATAGTATCATTGGAATTGAAG GAACTCAGCAAGGTGCAGGATTTCATTTTCAACTTGCTGAGGCTGGATTTAGCACTCACTTAACCTCTGAT GGATCTCTCCTTTTTGGTGCTGTTGGAGCTTATGATTGGAGTGGTGgaatcattttgaaaaacacttcagaaaatgcaacatttttaaatgtatcccATAAAGCAAGAAACGTCTCGCTGGAGGCAGTAAAACTGTCTTATTTAG gataCACTATAGAGTCTGCACATGAGTCCAATAAAATTCTATACATAGCTGGTGCACCCAGATATGATCTGACAGGTGGAGTCTTTGTTTTCAATGGGAGAACACACGAATTACAACAAATACTTCAAGGAGACCAG GTGGGGTCTTATTTTGGGTCAGTTCTCTGTGCCATTGACATTAAtaagaataaacacacagattacTTACTAGTTGGAGCACCACACTTTCAtcgaagaggagaggaaggaaaagtAGTTGTGTACAAACTGCAGCAG GGGGAGTTTCACAAAGCTTTTGAATGGCATGGATTGGAAGATTACAGCTTTGCACGATTCGGGTCTGCCATAGCAAATATAGGGGATATAGATGGAAACGATTACAATGATGTGGCCGTTGGAGCCCCTCTTGAGGAGAGTGAACATATCGGTTCATCTGGaagtatttatatttataatggTCTAAAAGATGGTATCAGCAAAAAACATTCACAA AGAATTTCAGCAGCAGATACTGGGACAAAGTTAATGTATTttggtcagtcagtgagtgCTATGACAGATGACACAGCTCACCGGCAAGAATACATCAGTGTTGGGAGCCAGGGGACTGTTACTGTCTTTCG gaCTTTTCCCATCATCACCTTCAGACCAAAGATAACAATTACCCCAAAACATTTACCTCAGAGTGTTTATGATGCAAAGTCtccaaaacaagaaataaaactCGACATCTGTCTCGACACT ACATGGTTCCTGCAGTTTACAAGGGAAAACACTAAAGACATGATATTTGTGTTTCAGGGCTGTTATGACTGTTTCTCACcaattaaaatcaaactgaGTATCACTCAGCCCGGCGCACTCAATTCAGCCAAATCCCCTATACGTGTGCTCGATGCATTTAGCCAAACAGAGTTCATGGAAGAG gttacatttgaaaaaaagtgTCAGGAGAAGAACTGCATGCCAATTATTTCACTGTCTGACTCAAAACTAAG tCAGGATATGGTCACACTAGGATCCACTGAAAGCCTGAGTCTATCTTTCGATATCACAAACAAAGGAGATAGTTCCTATATGACAGCTCTCAGTTTGACCTACCCTGATATACTGCTTTTTAACAAGATTCAA aaACCAGAAGGTACTATCTGTGAAGTTAAGAAAGAtaaatttcagttattttgcAATATTTCTCATCCAGTTTTCCAAAGAAGTGCTCAG GCcactttatcttttttttggcaGCCTGTCACTACATCTTCAAACACAAGGAATGCTTCAATCCGTGCTATTTTAACAGG GCAAAATAACGGGACACAGGTTTGGGATTCGAAGGAATATTACTTTTATGTTAAAAAAGCCCTTAAAGTCCAGTTTAAGGG AATTGCCAGTCCAAACCGACTTCAAATTACAGAAGGGGAGGACAAACAACAGACAATGAAGTTCACATTTAAG TTGGAAGGTGAGAATAAGCACAATGCCACATTAAATGTGACTATAACGATTACTAAGGAGATCAAGAAAGCAGATTTGAACATCCAAAAAGTCACTCCAAAG AATTGTGTTCAGCAAGATGAAGTACAG ggaaaaaaacacctccaTTGTGTAATGACTGATTTAAAAGAAATCACCATTGAAGCTGAAGTCCACATACAAGATACTGAG ggcacaaaagacaaaatcacaGCTGAAGCACAAGTCAGCTTTGATGAGAGTACCTATGACGCGAAAACAAttacagagaca ATAGAGGTCAACGTTTTTAAACTGACAGTTGTGAAGTCAACTGCTGCTATTGTTGGAGGTTCTATTGGAGGCCTTTTGCTCCTGGTCGTCTTAATCATTATCCTTATTAAG TGTGGCTTTTTCCGCCGTCGCCATAAATTGGACCAAGCACAAAGAGCACAGTGA